A region from the Stygiolobus caldivivus genome encodes:
- a CDS encoding (Fe-S)-binding protein has translation MLGKLIFQNLQKFGFPYPLDKSICSGWAKDIPRGGETIIYTSCMYQTASLSDIFSKLTPYAEKLSAFSAFAKLIRPSKEEIERAYTVLRNISSMLRNRGIQFGYLYEEEPYSGAILLELGYLDEFAEYAKGVRDFLKQRGIKRVITVDPHTHNALTRYNEFINFDIEVVSYFELLGEIKPRIHGDIVVHDSCLYSRFLGKREVYRGLLNSAGLKLVEDELVTGKDTSYCCGGPIKPVNRELSEKIAKIRVEQLRKLSDKIVVVCPMCYANLSKYHKVLDFAEVVE, from the coding sequence GTGTTAGGAAAGTTAATTTTTCAAAATCTCCAGAAATTCGGCTTTCCATATCCCTTAGATAAATCGATTTGCAGTGGTTGGGCTAAGGACATTCCGAGAGGAGGAGAAACGATAATCTACACTTCTTGCATGTATCAGACAGCGTCTTTAAGCGATATTTTTTCAAAACTCACGCCTTATGCTGAAAAATTATCAGCTTTTAGTGCTTTTGCAAAACTAATAAGACCGAGTAAGGAAGAGATAGAGAGGGCGTATACGGTCCTTAGGAATATATCTTCGATGTTAAGGAATAGGGGTATCCAGTTCGGCTACTTATATGAAGAGGAACCTTACAGCGGGGCAATACTACTTGAGTTAGGTTATCTTGACGAGTTTGCAGAGTACGCAAAAGGGGTAAGAGACTTTTTAAAACAGAGGGGTATCAAGAGAGTGATCACGGTAGACCCCCATACCCATAACGCATTAACAAGGTATAATGAGTTCATCAACTTCGACATAGAAGTGGTAAGCTATTTCGAACTATTGGGTGAGATAAAACCAAGGATCCACGGCGATATAGTAGTCCACGACTCATGCCTTTATTCAAGGTTTTTAGGCAAAAGGGAAGTGTATAGGGGACTGTTAAATTCAGCAGGGCTTAAATTAGTTGAAGACGAATTAGTTACGGGTAAGGACACTTCTTACTGCTGTGGTGGGCCTATAAAGCCCGTGAATAGGGAATTAAGTGAGAAAATAGCAAAAATAAGGGTGGAACAGCTTAGAAAACTAAGCGATAAAATAGTCGTAGTCTGTCCCATGTGCTATGCCAACTTATCTAAATACCACAAAGTCCTCGACTTTGCTGAGGTGGTAGAATGA
- a CDS encoding LUD domain-containing protein: MSEWDIAVERTINNNVPRVHKILSQYPYIQDLARELRKAKLEVINNLEYFTQQALESVKKIGGNAYYVSSLYEAREIVGKIVGKDKIVVMGKSMVAYELGLREYLKELGNQVWETDLGEFLIQLANEPPSHIIAPAIHMTKERVVKLLRERLGVEVSDNATHEELVAIVRKFLREKFVNADVGITGANAVAADTGSVILVENEGNIRMSTVLPNIHIAVAGVEKIVPTFYHALIEATVQAAYAGLYPPTYINLTSGPSSTGDIEMKRVSPAHGPKEFHLVLVDNGRVEVSKDDVIKEALLCIRCGRCHLHCPVYRALGVEWGRPPFTGPMGAMWSYVVHKDTRPATLCTHSGNCKEVCPMGINIPKVLEKIKWLDNDKEHNKA; encoded by the coding sequence ATGAGCGAATGGGACATTGCCGTAGAGAGGACGATAAATAATAACGTCCCTAGAGTCCATAAGATCCTTTCTCAATACCCCTATATTCAGGATTTAGCTAGAGAATTAAGGAAGGCTAAGTTAGAAGTAATAAATAACTTAGAATACTTTACCCAACAAGCACTGGAATCTGTAAAGAAGATTGGGGGGAACGCTTACTATGTTTCTAGCTTGTATGAAGCGAGGGAAATTGTAGGGAAAATCGTAGGAAAGGACAAAATAGTGGTAATGGGTAAGTCTATGGTAGCTTACGAATTAGGCTTGAGGGAGTACTTAAAGGAATTGGGCAACCAAGTTTGGGAGACGGATCTCGGTGAGTTCCTTATACAACTGGCTAATGAGCCACCTTCACACATAATAGCCCCCGCGATTCATATGACCAAGGAAAGAGTAGTTAAGCTCCTCAGGGAGAGACTCGGTGTAGAAGTTAGCGACAACGCTACCCATGAAGAGCTAGTAGCGATTGTTAGAAAGTTCCTCAGGGAAAAGTTTGTAAATGCAGACGTAGGTATAACCGGGGCAAACGCTGTAGCTGCTGATACCGGTTCGGTGATATTGGTCGAAAACGAGGGGAACATAAGGATGTCTACAGTCCTCCCTAATATCCATATAGCCGTAGCTGGGGTCGAGAAAATAGTCCCCACTTTCTATCACGCTTTAATTGAGGCTACAGTACAAGCCGCTTATGCAGGACTCTACCCCCCAACGTATATTAATCTAACATCAGGCCCGAGTTCCACTGGAGATATAGAGATGAAGAGAGTCAGCCCAGCTCATGGTCCCAAGGAATTCCACCTAGTGCTTGTAGATAACGGAAGAGTCGAAGTGAGTAAAGACGATGTCATAAAAGAAGCGCTATTGTGCATCAGGTGTGGTAGGTGCCATTTACACTGCCCTGTCTATAGGGCACTAGGTGTTGAATGGGGGAGACCTCCTTTTACGGGCCCCATGGGTGCAATGTGGTCGTATGTAGTACACAAAGACACGAGGCCAGCTACGCTTTGTACACACTCAGGCAACTGCAAAGAAGTATGCCCAATGGGCATTAATATACCTAAAGTCTTAGAAAAGATAAAGTGGTTGGATAATGACAAAGAGCATAATAAGGCTTGA
- a CDS encoding zinc ribbon domain-containing protein, which translates to MKKCPRCGYENPDEAPFCEKCRYPLPVTPIMSYKCPRCGYENPEGTALCQKCHYPLFRIPVSEIEQPKREEQIPKIVLTQLDYVILLVGSILTSLGVITFFMFYPDYSVVYTALNVLGTSLLTIPFIKVNKLYVLAIIGSFGMYFLSPTSLIGVLLFSFGGVMVSTALREFYFSVKDNVVQFSSYLLLAGYLFGMFFINLYMLTISGYILLAIYSFQQGIRQKKLKPSPS; encoded by the coding sequence ATGAAAAAGTGCCCTAGGTGCGGTTATGAGAACCCAGATGAAGCCCCATTTTGTGAGAAATGCCGTTACCCTCTACCCGTTACTCCTATAATGTCTTACAAGTGCCCTAGGTGCGGTTATGAGAACCCGGAAGGGACAGCCTTATGTCAAAAATGTCATTACCCACTATTCAGGATCCCAGTCAGCGAAATTGAACAGCCTAAACGAGAAGAACAAATACCTAAAATTGTCCTTACTCAGCTAGACTACGTCATACTGTTAGTAGGGAGTATTTTAACCTCTCTTGGCGTAATAACTTTCTTCATGTTCTATCCGGACTACAGCGTGGTGTATACAGCCCTAAACGTCTTAGGGACTTCACTACTCACAATCCCCTTCATAAAGGTCAACAAACTCTACGTTTTGGCAATAATAGGGAGTTTCGGCATGTATTTCCTATCCCCTACTTCCCTTATCGGGGTCCTCTTGTTCTCTTTCGGGGGCGTCATGGTTTCGACAGCCTTAAGGGAGTTTTATTTTAGCGTTAAGGACAATGTAGTCCAGTTTTCGTCTTACTTATTGCTCGCAGGGTACCTCTTTGGTATGTTCTTCATAAACCTTTATATGCTAACGATCTCCGGTTATATACTCCTCGCTATATACTCTTTCCAGCAAGGTATCAGGCAGAAAAAGCTAAAGCCCAGCCCAAGCTAG
- a CDS encoding DNA polymerase II, producing MGRTLPSLTTAIREETERLRRVAERVKDEKLRRKLLSALEHTRELQDAFYDEVADPEEIVLLTIILYLCGNDDDRVSD from the coding sequence ATGGGTAGGACACTTCCTTCCCTTACTACGGCGATAAGAGAAGAGACGGAGAGGTTAAGGAGAGTCGCAGAGAGGGTAAAAGACGAAAAGCTAAGGAGGAAATTGTTAAGTGCATTAGAACACACCAGAGAACTGCAGGACGCATTTTACGACGAGGTAGCAGACCCCGAAGAAATAGTCCTCCTGACTATAATCCTCTACTTATGTGGTAATGATGACGACAGGGTATCTGATTGA